Proteins encoded within one genomic window of Pectobacterium araliae:
- a CDS encoding type VI secretion system PAAR protein: MGNAVKLGDNDTGHGSHPPTPVAAGSSTVKVDGLPLARQGDPLAPHGHSRSIIGGSSTVFVDGKPAVRSGDGVSCGGVLVGGGSVSIG; the protein is encoded by the coding sequence ATGGGCAATGCAGTTAAATTAGGCGATAACGACACTGGGCATGGGAGCCATCCACCGACACCTGTCGCCGCGGGTTCATCAACGGTTAAGGTTGACGGTTTGCCGTTGGCTCGTCAGGGCGATCCTCTGGCTCCTCACGGTCATAGTAGGAGCATCATCGGCGGTTCATCAACGGTATTCGTTGATGGCAAACCCGCGGTACGTTCTGGGGATGGCGTAAGTTGTGGTGGCGTATTAGTTGGCGGAGGAAGTGTAAGTATAGGCTGA
- a CDS encoding DUF4123 domain-containing protein: MSEITRWAIVDAAVEPELFSMLEQFDPPHASLYAEPVPEEIGRLAPHLVQVDDTVFHWLNRRRTPWGILLETTSEMKALRQHLRKYLHVQIPNEEKPVFFRFYDPRNIWSFCDVMTEWELFCFMGPIEKIATIYDGVIREEVFHSVRAQFPLTAKSRMKFLKFSQSQLDILNDYSEVRYINEIFSKTLVKYKEKIHHVSHDSNQRDPEQDFYFYKDAQENSTTFSVKSIVSECYYFCKEHNIDDDRSICELLHLLIEKDYYSLEQAPTFWADTLSGEDLPGYYRVSDLCKRVLGEYSS; encoded by the coding sequence GTGAGTGAGATAACACGCTGGGCAATAGTAGATGCTGCGGTAGAACCCGAATTATTTTCGATGCTGGAACAATTCGATCCCCCACATGCCAGTTTATACGCAGAGCCCGTACCGGAAGAGATTGGACGATTGGCTCCGCATCTGGTGCAAGTCGATGACACGGTCTTCCACTGGCTGAATCGACGGAGAACGCCTTGGGGTATCCTGTTGGAAACAACATCTGAAATGAAAGCATTGCGGCAACATTTACGCAAATATCTACATGTACAGATCCCTAATGAAGAAAAACCCGTATTTTTCCGTTTTTATGATCCGAGAAATATTTGGTCTTTTTGCGATGTGATGACGGAGTGGGAGTTATTCTGCTTCATGGGACCAATTGAAAAAATTGCGACCATTTATGATGGAGTGATACGAGAAGAGGTTTTTCATTCCGTTCGTGCTCAGTTTCCTCTCACGGCTAAGAGCAGAATGAAATTTTTAAAATTTAGTCAGTCACAGCTTGATATTCTCAATGACTATTCTGAAGTTAGATATATTAATGAAATATTTTCTAAAACACTTGTTAAATATAAAGAAAAAATACATCACGTTTCTCACGACAGTAACCAGCGTGATCCTGAACAGGATTTTTATTTTTACAAAGACGCTCAGGAAAACTCTACAACTTTCTCAGTAAAATCTATTGTCAGTGAGTGTTATTATTTTTGTAAAGAGCATAACATTGATGATGACCGCTCAATTTGTGAGTTACTTCATTTGTTAATAGAAAAGGATTATTATTCATTAGAACAAGCCCCTACGTTTTGGGCAGATACTTTGAGCGGTGAAGATTTGCCTGGTTACTATCGCGTTAGTGATTTATGTAAACGTGTTCTGGGCGAATATTCTTCCTGA
- the tssI gene encoding type VI secretion system tip protein VgrG yields the protein MANSTGLQFTVKVGALEAGTFAVVDFRLDEGLNRPFSLSLSLASALPDIDFGAVLDQPCELMIWYEGELKRRVSGIVSGFTQGDTGFRRTRYQMDVRPALWRLGLRTNARIFQAQKPEAIIGALLGEAGITDYAFALRHEHAPREYCVQYRESDLAFITRLAAEEGLYFFHEYEEGKHRVVFADDAGALSKGPELFFNLATQGLSEGEYVRRFHYAERVSTAEVELKDYSFRTPAYGLSHKKMSSELAHQRESYQHYDYPGRYKHDPSGKAFSGYRLDALRSGAVTSEGESNCAGLMPGNTFTLTDHPNAALNAVWQTVSVTHVGQQPQALEEESGGEPTTMSNSFAVVKGTTTWRAVMPYKPMVDGPQIATVVGPAGEEIYCDQYGRVKLQFPWDRYGASNDQSSCWVRVSQGWAGGQYGMIAIPRIGHEVIVSFLEGDPDQPIVTGRTFHVTNPTPYPLPANKTRTTLRSKTHKGKGFNELSFEDATDNEEIFLHAQKNMAVRVLNSKDERVDYNRTTSIGHDEELVVANDRKVTVEGNQDHKTTGNHLSLTEGDRGIQVKGDLTQKISGVFSVDSNGDLTLQSGSKLTLRVGGSFVVIHAGGVDIKGPAINLNSGGSPGDVSLPADPAILKAAAAAGTMFVAHCPAKEKKSE from the coding sequence GTGGCAAACAGTACAGGATTACAGTTCACCGTAAAGGTCGGTGCCTTAGAAGCAGGCACCTTTGCGGTAGTGGATTTCAGGCTGGATGAGGGGCTGAACCGGCCTTTCAGCCTGTCGCTGAGTCTGGCGAGCGCGTTGCCGGATATCGATTTCGGCGCGGTGCTGGATCAGCCGTGCGAGCTGATGATTTGGTATGAAGGCGAACTGAAGCGCCGGGTCAGCGGGATTGTCAGCGGCTTCACGCAGGGTGATACCGGATTCCGGCGCACGCGCTATCAGATGGACGTCCGCCCGGCACTGTGGCGGCTGGGGTTGCGTACCAATGCCCGCATCTTTCAGGCACAAAAGCCGGAGGCGATTATCGGTGCGCTGCTGGGAGAAGCGGGGATTACCGACTACGCCTTTGCGCTGCGCCATGAACACGCGCCACGGGAATACTGCGTGCAGTATCGGGAAAGCGATTTAGCGTTTATCACCCGTCTGGCGGCGGAAGAAGGGCTGTATTTCTTCCACGAATACGAAGAGGGGAAACACCGCGTGGTCTTTGCCGATGATGCGGGGGCGCTCAGTAAAGGCCCGGAGCTGTTCTTCAATCTGGCGACTCAGGGGCTGAGCGAGGGCGAATATGTCCGGCGTTTCCACTACGCAGAGCGGGTGAGTACGGCCGAAGTCGAGCTGAAAGACTACAGTTTCAGGACACCGGCTTACGGGCTGTCGCACAAGAAAATGAGCAGCGAGCTGGCGCACCAGCGCGAAAGTTATCAGCATTACGACTATCCGGGGCGTTATAAGCACGATCCGAGCGGCAAGGCGTTCAGCGGATACCGGCTGGATGCACTGCGTTCAGGGGCGGTGACGAGCGAAGGGGAATCCAATTGTGCGGGGCTGATGCCGGGCAACACCTTCACGCTGACGGATCATCCGAATGCGGCGCTGAACGCAGTATGGCAGACGGTGAGCGTGACGCACGTCGGGCAGCAGCCGCAGGCGCTGGAAGAAGAAAGCGGCGGCGAACCGACGACGATGAGCAACAGCTTTGCAGTGGTGAAAGGCACGACAACGTGGCGTGCCGTGATGCCGTACAAACCGATGGTGGATGGCCCGCAAATTGCGACGGTGGTGGGTCCGGCAGGGGAAGAGATTTACTGTGACCAGTACGGTCGGGTAAAACTGCAATTCCCGTGGGACCGATACGGCGCGAGCAACGACCAGAGTTCGTGCTGGGTGCGGGTGAGTCAGGGCTGGGCCGGTGGGCAGTACGGGATGATCGCGATCCCGCGCATCGGCCATGAAGTGATCGTCAGCTTCCTTGAAGGTGACCCGGATCAGCCGATTGTGACCGGACGTACTTTCCATGTTACCAACCCAACGCCTTATCCCCTTCCCGCAAACAAAACGCGTACCACGCTGCGCTCTAAAACTCACAAAGGAAAAGGGTTTAACGAACTTAGCTTTGAGGATGCGACCGATAACGAAGAGATCTTCCTCCACGCCCAGAAAAATATGGCAGTGCGGGTGCTCAATTCCAAAGATGAGCGCGTGGACTATAACCGCACGACCAGCATCGGACATGATGAAGAACTGGTGGTCGCCAACGATCGTAAAGTCACGGTGGAAGGCAATCAGGATCATAAAACCACAGGCAATCATTTATCACTGACCGAAGGCGATCGGGGCATACAGGTTAAAGGGGATTTGACGCAAAAAATCAGCGGCGTATTCAGCGTAGACAGCAACGGCGATCTGACACTGCAAAGCGGCAGCAAATTAACGCTCAGGGTCGGAGGCAGCTTTGTGGTTATCCACGCCGGAGGGGTGGACATCAAAGGACCGGCTATTAACCTGAATTCAGGCGGCAGCCCGGGCGATGTATCGCTCCCTGCCGATCCGGCGATATTGAAAGCGGCCGCCGCCGCCGGGACGATGTTTGTGGCGCACTGTCCGGCAAAGGAGAAAAAAAGTGAGTGA
- the glpD gene encoding glycerol-3-phosphate dehydrogenase codes for METKDLIVIGGGINGAGIAADAAGRGLSVLLLEAQDLACATSSASSKLIHGGLRYLEHYEFRLVSEALSERETLLKMAPHIIFPMRFRLPHQPHLRPAWMIRIGLFMYDNIGKRVSLPASKGLKFGADSVLKPELKQGFEYSDCWVDDARLVVLNAQEVTKRGGEVRTRTKVTRARREQGVWIVDAVDSLTGETFTWRAKGLVNATGPWVKEFFDDGLQLKSPYGIRLIKGSHIVVPKVHNQPQAYILQNKDHRIVFVIPWQDDYSIIGTTDVEYKGNPHDVKIDDSEVGYLLDVYNDHFKQQLTRDDIVWTYSGVRPLCDDESDSPQAITRDYTLSVDDDNGQAPLLSVFGGKLTTYRKLAEHALDKLHKYYPQAGKAWTKGAVLPGGDIAGTRDDYAAALRRRFNLPESLTRRYSRTYGSNSELILANVKGLSDLGEDFGYDLYEAELRYLVEKEWAVTLDDVIWRRTKLGMRFDDAQKQRISDWLAGYRQQQMAKAG; via the coding sequence GTGGAAACCAAAGATCTCATCGTTATCGGCGGCGGAATTAACGGTGCAGGCATCGCCGCAGATGCGGCTGGGCGAGGTTTATCGGTCCTGTTGTTGGAAGCACAGGATCTTGCCTGTGCCACGTCCTCCGCCAGCTCCAAGCTGATTCACGGTGGCCTGCGTTACCTTGAGCACTATGAGTTTCGTTTGGTCAGCGAAGCGCTGTCTGAGCGTGAAACGTTGCTGAAAATGGCTCCGCACATTATTTTCCCGATGCGCTTTCGTTTGCCCCATCAGCCGCACCTGCGTCCGGCCTGGATGATTCGCATCGGTCTGTTCATGTACGACAACATTGGCAAACGCGTCAGCCTGCCTGCCAGTAAAGGCCTGAAATTCGGCGCAGATTCGGTGCTTAAGCCTGAGCTGAAGCAAGGCTTTGAATATTCGGACTGCTGGGTGGACGATGCGCGTCTGGTGGTGTTAAACGCGCAGGAAGTGACAAAACGCGGCGGTGAAGTCCGTACCCGCACCAAAGTCACCCGCGCTCGCCGTGAGCAAGGCGTGTGGATTGTGGATGCGGTTGATTCACTAACGGGTGAAACCTTCACCTGGCGCGCCAAAGGTCTGGTGAACGCCACGGGTCCGTGGGTGAAAGAATTCTTTGATGACGGCCTACAGCTGAAATCGCCTTACGGCATCCGTTTGATCAAAGGCAGCCACATCGTGGTGCCAAAAGTCCACAACCAGCCGCAGGCGTACATTCTGCAAAACAAAGATCACCGTATTGTGTTCGTCATTCCGTGGCAGGATGACTACTCAATCATCGGCACCACCGACGTGGAATACAAAGGCAATCCACATGATGTGAAGATTGATGATAGCGAAGTGGGTTATCTGCTGGATGTGTATAACGACCATTTCAAACAGCAGCTCACGCGTGACGATATCGTCTGGACTTACTCTGGCGTGCGTCCGCTGTGTGATGACGAATCGGATTCTCCACAGGCGATTACCCGTGACTACACGCTGTCAGTGGATGATGATAACGGTCAGGCTCCACTGCTTTCCGTGTTTGGCGGCAAGCTGACGACATACCGCAAACTGGCAGAGCACGCGCTGGACAAACTGCACAAATACTACCCGCAAGCGGGTAAAGCCTGGACGAAAGGTGCGGTACTGCCGGGTGGCGATATCGCTGGCACGCGTGATGACTACGCCGCCGCGCTGCGTCGCCGCTTCAATCTGCCTGAATCACTGACGCGCCGTTACAGCCGCACTTACGGTTCAAACAGCGAACTGATTCTGGCAAACGTAAAAGGCCTCAGCGATCTGGGTGAAGATTTCGGATACGACCTGTACGAAGCGGAACTGCGCTATCTGGTCGAAAAAGAATGGGCTGTTACGCTGGACGACGTCATCTGGCGCCGCACCAAACTGGGCATGCGCTTTGATGACGCCCAGAAACAACGCATCAGCGACTGGCTGGCAGGCTACCGCCAACAGCAAATGGCAAAAGCGGGTTAA
- the glpE gene encoding thiosulfate sulfurtransferase GlpE, producing MEQFEAISIEQAHSRWQEGGVVVDIRDPQSFSTAHVPGAMHLTNESLTDLVRGADFDAPVMVICYHGISSRNAAQYLISLGFDSVYSIDGGFEAWQHRYPQDVLPPV from the coding sequence ATGGAACAATTTGAAGCTATTAGTATTGAGCAAGCCCATTCCCGCTGGCAGGAAGGCGGCGTTGTCGTTGATATTCGTGATCCACAGAGTTTTTCCACTGCCCATGTTCCCGGTGCGATGCACCTGACGAATGAGAGCCTGACTGACCTTGTGCGCGGCGCTGACTTCGATGCGCCGGTCATGGTGATTTGCTACCACGGCATTAGCAGCCGCAATGCTGCGCAGTATCTGATTAGTCTGGGATTTGATTCGGTGTACAGCATCGATGGGGGTTTTGAAGCCTGGCAACACCGTTACCCGCAGGATGTGTTACCACCCGTGTGA
- a CDS encoding MFS transporter yields the protein MKQTTASSTPAAVTPPSQKISRLRWNIIFILLIAAVVNYLDRANLSIANTTISKEFGFSSTQMGLLLSAFLWPYAIANLPAGWLVDKFGPKKMFSWALGLWSGFTILAGFVNGYAMFYGLRMLLGVSESPFFTSGIKITHRWFPSNERGLPTAIINTGSQIANAIAPPILTILLLTLGWRGMFIAIGLAGIPLLLVWMKLYRNPTPQEEAEIHGPVEAAETQKPDVPKASWGSLFKHRTTWFMILGNFSIMFTIWVYLTWLPSYLERSLGFSLMKTGWVASIPFMAGILGVLCGGIISDRLIRRGTNTITARKIPIVCGAALAACFVAPVPFVSDTTLCIALLSLGYFFSQMPSGVIWTLATDIAPKAQVASLGAIQNFGGFLGAASAPIVTGIILDMTGAFTNVFIFGASLLMLGAISYGVFVKKPLPAEQ from the coding sequence ATGAAACAGACAACTGCCTCATCTACACCTGCTGCGGTGACGCCACCTTCGCAGAAAATATCTCGTCTGCGTTGGAATATTATCTTCATATTACTGATTGCTGCCGTGGTGAATTATCTTGACCGCGCTAATCTCAGTATCGCCAACACCACCATTTCAAAAGAGTTTGGCTTCAGTTCCACACAGATGGGACTCCTGCTCTCTGCATTCTTATGGCCGTATGCCATCGCTAACCTGCCTGCTGGCTGGCTGGTCGATAAGTTCGGCCCGAAAAAAATGTTCTCCTGGGCGCTCGGCCTCTGGTCTGGGTTCACTATTCTGGCCGGGTTCGTCAATGGCTACGCCATGTTCTATGGCCTGCGTATGTTACTCGGGGTGTCTGAATCACCATTCTTCACCTCTGGAATTAAAATCACCCACCGTTGGTTCCCAAGTAATGAACGCGGCCTACCCACCGCCATCATCAATACGGGTTCTCAAATCGCCAACGCCATTGCACCACCGATTCTGACCATTCTGTTGTTAACGCTGGGCTGGCGTGGCATGTTTATCGCCATTGGGTTGGCGGGTATTCCGCTCCTGCTGGTCTGGATGAAGCTCTACCGCAACCCCACGCCACAGGAAGAAGCTGAAATCCATGGCCCCGTCGAAGCGGCAGAAACGCAAAAGCCAGACGTGCCAAAAGCGAGCTGGGGCTCTCTATTCAAACACAGGACAACCTGGTTCATGATTCTGGGCAATTTCTCCATCATGTTTACCATTTGGGTCTATCTCACCTGGTTACCCAGTTATCTGGAGCGTTCTCTTGGATTCAGCTTGATGAAAACAGGTTGGGTCGCATCGATTCCGTTCATGGCCGGTATTTTGGGCGTGCTGTGCGGAGGGATAATTTCGGATCGTCTGATTCGTCGCGGTACCAACACCATTACCGCGCGCAAAATCCCCATTGTATGCGGTGCAGCTCTCGCGGCGTGTTTCGTCGCTCCCGTGCCGTTCGTCAGTGACACAACATTATGTATCGCGCTGCTTTCCCTGGGATATTTCTTTTCTCAGATGCCTTCTGGCGTGATCTGGACACTCGCGACCGATATCGCCCCAAAAGCACAGGTTGCCTCCCTTGGCGCTATCCAGAACTTCGGTGGTTTTCTCGGCGCGGCCAGTGCCCCCATCGTCACGGGTATCATTCTTGATATGACAGGCGCTTTCACCAACGTGTTTATCTTCGGCGCTAGTTTACTTATGCTAGGTGCTATCAGCTACGGCGTATTTGTCAAAAAACCGTTACCAGCGGAACAATAA
- a CDS encoding YhcH/YjgK/YiaL family protein produces MIICDQRDWAQEKHALHPIIQEGINYINQTDFSRLAPGKYDIIPDKMFCLLQETATVPVAQMRAESHFNFVDIQYLISGEESIGVARGAKEHTVIENKAAQNDIVFYTDTRNESFIHLLPGMFAVFFPEDLHRPCCQTHGESFIRKAVIKIHLSLFTENK; encoded by the coding sequence ATGATTATTTGCGATCAGCGTGATTGGGCGCAGGAAAAACATGCCCTGCATCCTATTATTCAAGAAGGAATTAACTATATTAACCAAACCGATTTCTCCAGATTAGCACCTGGAAAATACGATATTATTCCAGACAAAATGTTTTGCCTGCTGCAAGAAACCGCTACGGTGCCAGTTGCACAAATGCGTGCAGAGTCACACTTTAATTTTGTTGATATTCAATACCTCATCTCTGGAGAAGAGAGTATTGGTGTAGCGCGTGGAGCCAAAGAGCATACGGTTATCGAAAATAAAGCGGCACAAAACGACATTGTGTTTTATACCGACACGCGAAACGAATCCTTTATTCATCTGCTACCCGGAATGTTTGCCGTATTTTTCCCCGAAGATTTACATCGCCCTTGTTGTCAAACGCACGGCGAATCTTTTATCCGCAAAGCGGTAATCAAGATTCACCTCAGCCTGTTCACGGAAAATAAATAA
- a CDS encoding dihydrodipicolinate synthase family protein gives MKTIDGIVPVMLTPFTEQNDVDYPGLAKLIDWYIDKNVDALFAVCQSSEMQFLSLEERVAVARFVVEHVQGRIPVIASGHISDDLDAQVEELSAMAETGIDALVLVTNHLDPQKAGSDTFFANLNHLLDALPETLPLGLYECPAPYRRLLSDEELTYCANTGRFVVLKDVSCDLATVTRRVDLVQGTPLNIINANAAIAFPAMKAGSRGFSGVFTNFHPELYVWLYHHHQENPALAEELADFLSLAAVTETLGYPKNAKVYHQRLGTFTSIQCRVNKDDVLEKYWGLTVILDQIRHGTEHYQKKITR, from the coding sequence ATGAAAACAATTGATGGTATCGTCCCTGTCATGCTGACTCCGTTTACCGAGCAGAACGACGTCGATTATCCCGGTCTGGCGAAGCTCATTGACTGGTACATAGACAAAAACGTCGATGCGCTGTTCGCCGTATGTCAGTCTAGCGAAATGCAGTTTCTCTCGTTAGAAGAACGCGTGGCCGTGGCGCGCTTTGTGGTGGAACACGTACAAGGCCGTATACCGGTGATTGCCTCCGGCCATATCAGCGACGATCTCGACGCACAGGTTGAAGAGCTTTCTGCGATGGCGGAAACCGGCATCGACGCACTGGTGCTGGTCACTAATCATCTCGATCCACAGAAAGCGGGCAGCGATACCTTCTTTGCCAATCTGAATCATCTGTTGGACGCCCTGCCGGAGACGCTTCCACTCGGCCTATACGAATGCCCAGCACCTTATCGTCGGCTATTGAGTGATGAAGAGCTGACTTATTGCGCCAATACAGGCCGTTTTGTGGTGCTAAAAGACGTCAGTTGTGACCTGGCTACCGTCACCCGCCGTGTGGATTTGGTGCAGGGAACGCCGCTCAATATCATTAACGCCAATGCCGCTATCGCGTTCCCCGCGATGAAAGCGGGTTCACGCGGCTTTAGCGGCGTGTTCACCAATTTCCATCCTGAACTTTATGTATGGTTATATCACCATCATCAAGAGAACCCTGCGCTGGCAGAAGAACTGGCCGACTTCCTATCTCTGGCCGCCGTGACTGAAACCTTAGGCTACCCGAAAAATGCCAAGGTTTACCACCAACGCCTCGGCACCTTTACCAGCATTCAGTGTCGCGTCAATAAAGATGACGTACTGGAGAAATATTGGGGATTGACCGTCATTCTCGATCAAATTCGGCACGGAACAGAACACTACCAGAAAAAAATTACACGATAA
- the rbsK gene encoding ribokinase has translation MFLEERRNQILAYLAKHERASVDYLATSFAVSKETIRSDLNQLARLNLIQRCYGGAIIVRRLLQSELIAPSGENFEVLLKRLEKQNRHQTSKQKGNSMNGKVCILGSFNVDIVAKVMRFPKGGESIMAQGSAIGPGGKGANQAMAASRAGAQVYFIAKVGTDQFSQFAYDHFTASDIHSFKLYQSDSEPTGNAIIYVSQQNGENMIAIHPGANQTITDDEVAAIASELTTSDVLLVQLENNFSATLNAIKLAHTLGKKVILNPAPYSSEILPYLDYLDVITPNETEASLLSGIDIHDVDDAKQAALKIAAMGAKRVIITMGSRGALLLDGKQFQHIPAFPALGVDTTGAGDAFNGAFAAALANGQNLVQAATYASAFASLAVEREGASNMPEHQQVIARLSQR, from the coding sequence ATGTTTCTAGAAGAAAGACGTAATCAGATTCTGGCCTATCTGGCCAAACATGAACGCGCCAGCGTCGATTATCTGGCAACGTCCTTTGCCGTTAGCAAAGAAACTATCCGCAGTGATTTGAATCAACTGGCACGGTTGAACCTGATTCAGCGCTGCTACGGCGGAGCCATCATCGTACGACGTCTCTTACAGTCCGAATTAATCGCCCCGTCTGGCGAGAATTTCGAAGTGCTGCTGAAGCGGTTAGAAAAACAGAACAGACATCAAACCAGCAAACAGAAAGGAAACTCGATGAACGGCAAGGTGTGTATTTTAGGATCGTTCAATGTTGATATCGTCGCCAAAGTGATGCGTTTTCCCAAGGGCGGCGAATCCATCATGGCTCAGGGCAGCGCGATCGGCCCAGGGGGCAAAGGCGCTAACCAGGCAATGGCTGCCAGTCGGGCAGGTGCACAGGTTTATTTCATCGCTAAAGTGGGTACCGACCAATTTAGCCAGTTTGCCTACGATCATTTTACGGCATCAGACATTCACTCCTTCAAGCTGTACCAGTCAGACAGCGAACCCACGGGTAATGCGATCATTTACGTCTCGCAGCAAAACGGCGAAAACATGATCGCCATCCACCCCGGTGCTAACCAAACCATTACTGATGACGAAGTGGCCGCCATTGCGTCAGAGCTCACCACCTCAGACGTGCTGCTGGTGCAGTTAGAAAATAACTTTTCTGCAACACTGAACGCGATCAAGCTGGCCCATACGTTGGGCAAGAAAGTGATTCTTAACCCCGCGCCCTACTCCAGCGAGATCCTGCCCTATCTGGATTATCTCGACGTCATCACGCCTAACGAGACGGAAGCCTCGCTTTTATCCGGCATTGATATTCACGACGTTGACGATGCCAAACAAGCGGCGCTGAAAATCGCGGCCATGGGAGCCAAACGCGTGATTATCACTATGGGTTCCCGCGGTGCGCTGTTATTGGACGGCAAGCAGTTCCAGCATATTCCTGCCTTTCCGGCGCTAGGGGTCGATACAACCGGCGCTGGGGATGCATTCAACGGCGCGTTTGCCGCCGCGCTCGCTAATGGGCAGAACCTGGTGCAGGCCGCCACATACGCATCGGCTTTTGCCTCCCTTGCCGTTGAGCGTGAAGGAGCCTCTAACATGCCTGAACATCAACAAGTTATTGCACGTTTATCGCAACGCTAA
- the glpG gene encoding rhomboid family intramembrane serine protease GlpG, translated as MPIRVIALSNPRLAQAFVDYMRTQQIHLEMRSQGHEAELWLDDETQLRNVQEALEIFLRDPTNPRYLAASWQTGTMDSGIQYQRYSFLQTLKQKAGPLTLSVMVVTIAVFILMQISGYESVMTWLAFPAEGQQAQLWRWFSHALLHFSLLHILFNLMWWWYLGGPVEKVLGTGKLLVITLVSALVSGWAQSWFSGTYFGGLSGVVYALMGYVWLRAEREPDGYLAMPRSLMAFALLWLVAGYFDILGMSIANAAHVAGLIVGLLMAFWDTYNKTNPR; from the coding sequence ATGCCAATCCGCGTTATTGCTCTTTCCAACCCGCGTCTGGCTCAGGCATTTGTCGATTACATGCGTACGCAGCAGATCCATCTGGAGATGCGGTCTCAAGGGCATGAAGCTGAGCTGTGGCTAGACGATGAAACACAGCTGAGAAATGTTCAGGAAGCGCTGGAGATTTTTCTGCGTGACCCGACAAACCCACGTTATCTGGCGGCCAGTTGGCAAACGGGAACGATGGACTCCGGTATTCAATACCAACGCTATTCTTTCCTGCAAACGTTGAAACAAAAGGCTGGGCCGCTGACGCTATCCGTGATGGTGGTGACGATTGCGGTGTTTATCCTGATGCAGATTTCGGGCTATGAGAGCGTGATGACCTGGCTGGCATTTCCCGCCGAAGGGCAGCAGGCACAGCTATGGCGCTGGTTCAGTCATGCTTTGTTGCACTTTTCCCTGCTGCATATTTTGTTCAATTTGATGTGGTGGTGGTATCTGGGCGGGCCAGTTGAGAAAGTGTTGGGAACCGGCAAATTGCTGGTCATCACGCTGGTTTCCGCGCTGGTCAGCGGCTGGGCGCAGTCTTGGTTTAGCGGCACCTATTTTGGTGGCCTGTCTGGCGTCGTTTATGCTCTGATGGGCTACGTCTGGCTACGAGCGGAAAGAGAGCCTGACGGTTATTTGGCTATGCCGCGCAGCCTAATGGCCTTTGCTTTACTGTGGTTGGTTGCCGGATATTTCGATATTTTAGGGATGTCGATCGCGAATGCAGCGCATGTGGCAGGGCTGATTGTCGGGCTATTGATGGCCTTTTGGGACACGTATAATAAAACAAACCCCCGGTAA
- a CDS encoding DeoR/GlpR family transcriptional regulator — translation MKQTQRHDAIIELVRRQGYVSTEELVDHFAVSPQTIRRDLNDLAEQNKIHRHHGGAALPSSSVNTAYHDRKMMWSDEKARIARRVASQIPDGATLFIDIGTTPEAVAYALMQHKDLRVVTNNLNVATLLTAKEDFRLILAGGEVRTRDGGIMGEATLDFISQFRLDFGILGISGIDMDGSLLEFDYHEVRTKRAIIENSRCVMLVTDHSKFGRNAMVNLGNMDLIDYLFTDQSPPPSVLKIIEQHKVQLELC, via the coding sequence GTGAAGCAGACACAACGGCATGACGCCATCATTGAACTGGTGCGTCGGCAGGGGTATGTCAGTACTGAAGAGCTGGTGGATCATTTTGCGGTGAGCCCGCAGACCATTCGTCGTGATTTGAACGATCTGGCCGAGCAAAATAAAATTCATCGCCACCACGGTGGGGCGGCCTTGCCGTCCAGTTCAGTGAATACGGCCTATCATGACCGTAAAATGATGTGGTCGGATGAAAAAGCACGCATTGCCCGTCGGGTGGCGAGCCAGATTCCAGACGGTGCGACTCTGTTTATTGATATCGGCACTACGCCCGAAGCGGTGGCCTATGCGCTGATGCAGCATAAGGATCTGCGCGTGGTCACCAATAACCTGAATGTGGCAACGCTACTGACCGCAAAAGAGGATTTTCGCCTGATTTTGGCCGGTGGCGAAGTCCGCACCCGAGATGGCGGTATTATGGGGGAAGCAACGCTCGATTTTATCTCTCAGTTCCGCCTGGATTTTGGCATTTTGGGCATCAGTGGTATTGACATGGATGGGTCATTACTGGAGTTTGATTATCATGAAGTGCGCACAAAACGGGCGATTATTGAAAATTCTCGCTGTGTGATGCTGGTGACGGATCATTCCAAATTTGGCCGTAATGCGATGGTGAATTTGGGCAACATGGACTTGATCGACTACCTTTTTACCGATCAGTCACCACCACCCAGCGTACTGAAAATTATTGAACAACATAAGGTACAGTTGGAGTTGTGTTGA